The sequence GCATAAGAAACATTGATGACGGTTTTGCGACAGTTTGTTGAACGTTTGCATAACTTAGAACGCAACAATATTGGCCGCCCCGGCGAGCGCGGTGATAACTATGGAGCAAATGCAGCTACCCGGTAGGGAGTGACAATGTTGATTATTCGCCTGTATGGCAGCCCGATCGTGATTGGGGAAGAAGAGGAACCGCATGATGACGCATCTGACGACGCTGAAGACGCTGCCGCTGCTGGATCTTTCGCAGCTTGACGGCGATGCGCGTCAGCGGCGCGCCTTTCTCGACGATCTGCGCGCGGCGGCCCGCGACGTCGGTTTTTTCTATCTGCGCGGGCACGGCGTGGACGGCGCGCTGAATGCGCGGCTGCAGCAGGGCGCGCGGCAATTTTTCGCGCTGCCGGAAGCCGACAAGCTGGCGGTGCAGATGGTGCATTCGCCGCACTTTCGCGGTTACAACCGGGCGGCGGCGGAGCTCACGCGCGGCCAGCCGGACTGGCGCGAGCAGTTCGATATCGGCGCCGAACGCCCGGCGCTGACGCTGTCTGACGACACCCCGCGCTGGGCGCGCCTGCAGGGGCCAAACCAGTGGCCGGCGGCGCTGCCGACGCTGAAACCGCTGCTGCTGCAGTGGCAACAGGCGATGACCGCCATGTCGCTGCGGCTGCTGCGTGCTTTCGCTTTGGCGCTGTCGTTGCCGGAGCAGGCTTTCGATCGCTTGTATGGCGATAAGCCCAACGAGCACATCAAACTGATTCGCTATCCGGGGCGGGACGCTACCGCCAGCGCACAGGGCGTCGGCGCGCACAAGGACTCCGGGTTTCTCAGCTTCCTGCTGCAGGACGAGCAAAAAGGGCTGCAGGTGGAGGTGAGCGAAGGGCAGTGGCTCGATGCCCAGCCGCGTGAAGACACCTTCGTGGTGAACATCGGCGAGCTGCTGGAACTGGCGACCAACGGCTATCTGCGCGCCACGGTGCACCGGGTGGAAACGCCGCCGGCGGGGCACGACAGGCTGTCGATCGCTTTTTTCCTCGGCGCGCGCTTGGACGCGGTGGTGCCGTTGTATCAACTGCCGCCGCCGCTGGCGGCGCAGGCGCGCGGCCCGGCCAGCGATCCGCTCAACCCGCTGCTGCGCGACGTGGGGTATAACTACCTGAAAGGCCGCATCCGTTCCCACCCCGATGTGGCGCAGCGCTTTTATCGGGACGTCATCGGCGTCTGAATAGCGGGCACAAAAAAGCCCGGCGCGCCGGCCGGGCTGATGGCGCTTGATGCAGGCGATTATTCCGCCAGCGCCTGCTGCAGATCGGCGATCAGATCTTCCACATCCTCAATCCCCACCGACAGGCGCACCAGCTGCGGCGTGATGCCGGTTGCCAGGCGCTGTTCCAGCGGAATGGAGGCGTGCGTCATGCTGAATGGCTGGCTGATCAGGCTTTCCACGCCGCCCAGGCTTTCCGCCAGGGTGAACAGGCGCGAGCGCTTGATGACCCGGCGCGCATAGGCATCGTCGCCTTTCAGCCGCACCGAGATCATGCCGCCGAAGCGCGTCATCTGGCGCGCCGCCAGCGCGTGCTGCGGATGGCTAGGCAGGCCGGGATAGTAGACGTTTTCCACCTGCGGCTGGCTCTCCAGCCACTGGGCGATGCGCAGCGCGCTGTCGCTGTGGCGCTGCATGCGCAGTGCCAGGGTGCGAATGCCGCGCAGCGTCAGGAAGCTGCTGAACGGATCGAGAATGCCGCCGACCGCGTTTTGCAGGAAACCGAGCTGTTCCGCCAGCGCCGGGTTATCCCCCACCGCTGCGACGCCGGCCACCACGTCGGAGTGGCCGTTGAGGTATTTGGTGGCGGAGTGCACCACCACGTCAAAGCCCAGATCCAGCGGGCGCTGCAGATACGGCGAGGCGAAGGTATTGTCCGCCACGCTGATAAGCCCATGCTTTTTGGCGATCGCGGCAATGGCGCTCAGATCCGCCAGCTTCAGCAGCGGGTTGGTCGGGGTTTCTACCCAGATCATTTTGGTGTCCGGCTCGATCGCCTGCTCCAGCCCGGCGAGATCCGCCGGCGACACGTAGGTGACGCGCAGGCCGGCGGTGCGGCTGCGCACTTTTTCCAGCAGGCGATAGGTGCCGCCGTACAGATCGTCTACTGCGATCAGGTGGCTGTCCTTATCGAGCAGCTCCAGCACCGTGGAGCAGGCCGCCAGGCCGGAGGCGAAGGCGTAGCCGCGGCTGCCGCCCTCCAGTTCGGCGATGGCGCTTTCCAGCGCGGTGCGCGTCGGGTTGGCGCTGCGGGAGTATTCATAGCCGGTATGCTCGCCCGGCGCCGGTTGGGCGTAGGTGGAGGTGGCGTAAATTGCCGGCATCACGGCGCCGGTGGCGTCCGGGGTGTAACCGGCGTGAACGGTCAACGTATCAAACTTGGCCATAATGGATCCTTATTAACGTAATTTTTGGCGCCAGGCGTTAAGCACGTCTGTGCGGGTAATCAGGCCGAGGAAGCGCTCGCCGTCGAGCACCACCGCGACGTGGCCATGGTTGAAGGTGGCCTGCAATTCGTCGTAGCCGGCTTCCTTTTGCAGCGTATGGACCTGCTTGGTCATCGCGCTGCCGGCCGGCAGGCTGAAGTGGGCGGCGTCGGCCTGGACGGCGTTCAGCAGATCCCACTCATCGATCAGGCCGACCACCCGATCGCCTTCCAGCACCGGCAGCTGCGAGATGTCGTACAGCCGCATGCGGGCGTGCACGATCGCCAGCGTGTCGTCCGGCGCGGCGGAGACGGCGGCGCCTTCGTCGTGGCGGTAGGCGATCAGATCGCGCAGATCGCCGTGCTGCGGCTTGCTCAGCAGGCCCTGTTCCAGCATCCAGTGGTCGTTATACATTTTAGACAGGTATTTGTTGCCGCTGTCGCAGACAAAGGTCACCACCCGCTTGGGTTCGGTCTGTGCGCGGCAGTAACGCAGCGCGGCGGCCAGCAGGGTGCCGGTGGACGATCCCGCCAGCACGCCTTCCTTGCGCAGCAGATCGCGCGCGGTGGCGAAGGCTTCGGCGTCGCCGATGCGATAAGCGTGGCGGACCTGGTCAAAGTCGCTGAGCGGCGGGACGAAGTCTTCGCCGATGCCTTCCACCAGCCAGCTGCCCGCTTCGCCGATGTGGCCGCTGTCGAGGTAGTCCGCCAGGATAGAGCCGGCAGGGTCGGCCAGCACAAATTCCGTCTGCGGCGAAACCTCGGCGAAATAGCGGCTCAACCCGCCCAGCGTGCCGCCGGAGCCGACGCCAACCACGATAGCGTCCACGTCATGCTCCATCTGCCGCCACAGTTCGGGCGCGGTGGTAGTGGTATGGGCCGCCGGATTGGCCGGGTTGTTGAACTGATCGATATAAAAGGCGCCGGGGATCTCCCCGGCCAGGCGTTTGGCGTAATCCTGATAGTAAGCCGGATGCCCCTTGCCGACGTCCGAGCGGGTCAGCAGCACTTCCACGCCCAGCGCGCGCAGGTGGAAGATCTTCTCGCGGCTCATCTTGTCCGGCACCACCAGCAGCAGCTTATAGCCTTTCAGCGCCGCCACCAGCGCCAGCCCCAGGCCGGTATTGCCGGCGGTGGCTTCGATGATGGTGCCGCCCGGCTGCAGCTTGCCGTCGCGCTCGGCCTGTTCGATCATCGACAGCGCCACGCGGTCTTTGATCGAACCGCCGGGGTTTTGATTCTCCAGCTTGACGAACAGCCGGCACGGGCCGGTATCGAACCGGGTCAGTTCCAGCATCGGGGTATTGCCAATCATCTCGATGACGGAATGGGGGATCGCCATGACTCATCTCCAGGATTATTCGGTATAAAAGTCGTTATGTGGATGATAGCGCTGAGAATAAGCGCTTTAAAAAGAACAAATAACGGTTATATATGCCATTATGGAATATATTAATCTTTTTTAGACGTATGGATGCGCAGATGTTTAGCGGTGCAGATGCTTGGCCGTGTAGCCGTGGGTGGGTGCAAAAATGCGCGTTACGATGCTTTTTTGAACGATAAGCGGGGGGCTGCGTACAGTTATGTAAAAATGCTGAAAATTCACGCTAAACCCTGCAAAAATAAGATAAATCACATAAACTCACAGCAAGGGCATTTTCGGTGCGCTGCGTTACCCGCTACGGGCGCCGCAGGGGGTTGCGGCCGGCACGCGCGCACCGGGCCACTCTCGCTGGTTGGCTTAAAACGTGAACATGTTTGAAAGTTAACGCTATTTCAATGATTTGAATGGACACTCTGGCGACGTCATGATGAAAAAAAACTTATCCACTTCCCTGAAAAAACTGACCTTCAGCGTAGGCATCCTGTTGCTGGCCGCCCCGGCCGTGCATGCGGCCGAGCCGCCGGCGCCGCCGCAGGTAGACGCCAAGGCCTTCATTCTGATGGATTACAACAGCGGCAAGGTGTTGACCGAAGGCAATGCCGACACCCGCCTCGATCCCGCCAGCCTGACCAAGATCATGTCCAGCTACGTGATTGGGCAGGCGATCAAGGCCGGCAAGATCAAGCCGGAAGACATGGTCACCGTCGGCAAAGACGCCTGGGCACCCGGCAACCCGGCGCTGCGCGGTTCTTCGCTGATGTTCATCAAGCCGGGCGATCAGGTGCCGGTGCTGGAGCTGAATAAAGGCATCGTGATCCAGTCGGGCAACGACGCCAGCATCGCGCTGGCGGATTACGTGGCGGGCAGCCAGGATTCGTTCGTCGGCCTGATGAACAATTACGCCAAATCTCTGGGGCTGCAGAACACCCACTTCCTGACGGTGCACGGCCTGGATGCGGAAGGGCAGTACAGCACCGCGCGCGACATGGCGCTGCTGAGCCAGGCGCTGATCCGCGACGTGCCGGACGAATACGCGCTGCATAAAGAGAAAGAGTTCACCTTTAACAAGATCCGCCAGGTTAACCGCAACCGCCTGCTGTGGAGCAGCAACCTGAACGTCGACGGCATCAAGACCGGTTACACCAGCGGCGCCGGCCACAACCTGGTGGCGTCGGCCACCGACGGCCCGATGCGTCTGATCTCGGTGGTGCTGGGCGCGCCGAGCGATCGCGTGCGCTTTAGCGAAAGCGAAAAGCTGCTGACTTGGGGCTTCCGCTTCTATGAAACCGCGACGCCGATCAAGGCCGATAAGCCGTTCGTCACCCAGAAAGTGTGGTTTGGCGACGTCAGCGAAGTGCCGCTCGGCGTGGCGAAAGACGCCTCGGTCACCATTCCGAAAGGGCAGATGAAAAACCTGAAGGCCAGCTACAAGCTGACCCAACCGACGCTGGAAGCGCCGTTGGCGAAAAACCAGGTGGTCGGCACCATCGATTTCCAGCTGGACGGCAAGACCATCGAGCAACACCCGCTGGTGGTGATGCAAGAGGTGAAAGAGGGCAACTTCTTCAGCCGCATCTGGGATATGGTGATGATGAAGCTGAGCCAGTGGTTCGGCGGGATCTTCGGCTGAAAACCCTGATGTGAGGAGCGCGCCCCGGGCGCACGATCCTCGACCAGGCCGCAACTGCGAGGTTGCGGCTTTTTTTTCGCGATTTTTTGGGCGCGGTGATTAAAAGTAGTCCACCAGCATGGTGGCGCCGCTGGTGAAATCGCCTTCCGCCAGGGTGACGGCGCTGTTTTTCACCGGCACCGCATCAAGCGTCGGCGGATTGGCGTAGTCGATGTTCAGCGGCGTATTGATGGCGAAGGCCTTACCGTTGGCCAACAGTTTGATGCCCAATCCATTGACGCTGCTGGTTAACACGCTGCCGTCGAAGGCCGCCGCGCTGCCCATGATCTTCATTTTCAGCTGGCGGCTGTTATCCAGAAACTCGCATTTGATGCTGTAATCGATGCGTTGCATATAGCGATTGCCGTCGATGCGCTTGATGCCGACCTTGCCGAAGTCGATATCGATGGTGCGCCCGTCGTTGATCACGCAAGGCGGAGGCGCCACCACGGTGGCGGTGATGTTGACCTTGGTGCCCTGGTCGGCGGCCTGAGCCGCGGCGCTAATCAGGCTCAGCGCCCACAGCAAAGCGCAGCGCGTTTTACTCGTCATGTTCATTCTGGCTCCCGTCTCAAGGTGCGCTGAAGATCAGCGTGGCCGAACCCGACAGCGGGCCGGTGGCGATGCTGGTGTAAGGGACATTGTTCTTTACCGGTACAAAGGTCACGGTATCGTTGCCCTGGCCGTTGACGATGCGCGTTCTGAAGGCATTGTTCGGCTTCACCACCGCGCCGTTGTACATCATCGCCACGCCGACGTTAGGATTGGTGGTCTTGATAAAATCGCTGGAGAAGCCGCTGGCATCGCTGACCATGCGGATCAGAATATCCTGCGTCGCGCTCTGGTCGTCGCATTGGTAGCTGAGCGCTTTGTCCTGTTTTATCTGGGCATCATTGGCGCTCTGGGTCAGAAAGTCCTGACGGATCTGGCCGAAGTCGACGTTAATCTGCTGGCCGTTGTTGATGGTGCAACTGGTGGTGACGAAGTAGGCGTCGTTGTCGGCGATCAGGCGCCAGCGATAAACGCCGCACTGTGGGCAACCCGGCTGATCGTTGGTCTGAATAAAGTTGATTTGGCCGATGACGTCGCCCTTGTTCACCTTGATGTCCGGCGTTGGGAAACGGTTCAACACGATATAGACCCGGATGGCGACCGACTGGGTTTGCAGGCCGGTAAGGCTGAGTACGCTGATGCCTGATGGCACCGGGGAGTTGTAATCGCTGCCGTTGATGGTGGTGCCGCTGCCGATGGCGCCAAAAATCGCACTGTTCATCGACAGCGCCGGGCTGTCGGTTTTGAGATAGTCATACCAGCTCGCGACGTCGTTTTTACAGGTGACCTGGCTGACGTTGACGATTTCGTTTTTGCCATAAGAAAGCTGTGGCCCGATGCGTACCCGGACGTCAACCGGCGTGGTCGAGCCCCCGGGTGGAATCAGTCCGCCATCGGACGTGCGGCAGGTAAACGCGTTGGCGTTGCCAATCAGCATGAAGAAAGATAATGCCAGGCAGCAACGTAAAAATAGCAGGGCTGTTTTTCTCACGATAATATCCCAATATATATAAATAGTGTGCGGCGTTACTCCGCAATGAAATATTGCCAATCAGGCCGGCTGGCCATATTTATTCCGTTAAAGGGGAGTGAGGGGCATCGCTGTTGGAGATGCCGTCGTTATCACCGTTCAGCAACGCGGTGGGATACCACCTCAATGAGTTGTTGATAGAGCCGTCCGTCACAATCACTTTTTTCCGGGAGACAAGATCCAGCAAAAGCCGCCGCGCCCGGTAAACACCGACGTTGACGGCATTGGCCAGTTGCCGCGTCGATAGCCATTGCTGCTGTGGCGGCAACCCGCCGATAGGGCACTTACGGGGCGACTGCGCGAATAATGTTTGCAGCAGATCGTGCTGCAATTGCCGTATTTCCTTTTGTTTCGGAGATAACGCTTCCATAGCACTTCCTCTGTATTCCGATTGCCGTATTCCTAAGAAAAAACAAACTTTCGCTGCCTACCAACAACGAGGTAAAACGCGAACAAAGAAAATTCCTATCTATTTATCAGGATTGAAAAAAAAGGCGTTGCCCGCCCCGTTTTTACCTGTGCTTAGGCAGGGGTGGCGTCACGCTGAAACCTAAAATTTTGGTTTATTATATTCACAAAGCGCCACTTTGCGATCTGATTACTTGGGAATCCAAGAAAAACAGGATATTGCTCTATAAAAGCATCTTTTACGATCTATGAGGCTAAAAATAACAGTAAATTAACTTCAATTAGGAAATAAATTGCGAATGTTCGCCTTGATCAAAAAAAGCCTTTTTTTGCCGAGAGGCATTTGCCAGAATATTCATCGCCGGACAAGAAGGACGGATTAGAAAGTATTGGCCTCTGCTTGTTGTGATTTCGTTTATTTTTATATGACGGATTCATTAATGGGTGGGCCGCTGCAGACTTGCCGTTATCGACGTATTTATTGTCGATGCCTTTGGGTTTTGGCAGTTAACCAACCAGCAAGATGCTAAAGAATCAGGGCTGCGCACATATAAGCGCGAGCAGGTTTCCTGTTGCTCTTTTTCTTGATTGGAATATGCATTTTTTCTTATAAGGAATATAGGTTCTATGAAACTTAACAAAATCATGATGGCTGCAGTGATTGCATTTGGCGCAAGTTCTTTTGCACAGGCAGCCGATCAGGGACACGGTAAGGTCACCTTCACGGGCTCTATTATTGATGCGCCATGCTCTATTGCGCCCGAGTCGATCGATCAGACCGTAGATCTGGGCCAGGTTTCCAACGTGGCGTTGAAAAACGGCGGCAAATCCAACCCGCGTCCGTTTGAGATCAAACTGGAGCAGTGCGACATCACCACGCTGAAAACCGTTAAAACCACCTTCAGCGGCGTCGCATCGTCCACCGACAAGGATCTGTTGGGTATCGCGGGCACCGCCAGCGGCGCCGGCGTAGCCATCTCTTACAATGGCCAGCCGATCAAACTGGGTGAAGCGACTACCGCGCAGACCCTGAATACCGGCAACAACACCCTGCATTTCGCCGCCTACCTGCAGGGCGAAGGCGCTTCCGCCGCCATCGTTCCGGGTGATTTCACTGCCGTAGCCGATTTCACCCTGGCTTATCAGTAAGTGAGCCCGAAGGCTTAATCAACCAGGCATGGGGTTCGCCGCATGCCTGGTGAATCTCCCTGTCAAAGGAATGTCGCGATGTTTTTACCAAGGAATCGAGCGGGTGCCGTTCTTTTGGCGTCGTTGGCGTTTGCGCCCGGCCATGCAACTTCCGCCGCGCAGGGGTGGGGCAAAGTCAACATGCACGGCGCCATTATCGACACCGCCTGCGCCATTGCCGCCGGCAGCCGCGATCAGACGATCGATATGGACACTATTCCTCTCGGGCAGATCATTCGTGACGGCCAGGGGATGACCAAACCTTTCAGTATCGAATTGGTCAATTGCATTTTGGAACGGCCGGAAAACAAGCCTGACTGGAAATTCTTTCAGGTCACGTTTGATGGTTATGCGGAAGGCGCTCTGTTTGGCGTACAGGGCGATGCGCGCGGCGTTGCATTGGAGATAAAAGACAGCAGCGGCACGGCGGTTATTCCAGGGAAACCTTTGCCGATGGAGGGAATAATACCGGGGAACCGAGTGCTGAATTATTCCATGACGTTGATGCCGAATCACCAGCCGTTGAAGGTGGGAGCGTATTTTTCCACAGTGCGTTTTAAGCTGGATTATTTTTGATTTTTTCTCGTACTGACGGTTAATTCGTTATTGAAAGGACTTTATTATGCTTTCACCGGCAGGGAAGTTATTTCGTCTTCAGGCCTTGGGGCTTTGCGTTGCCCTTTCTCTGGGAAATCCAATCGCGTTGGTCTATGCCGCCGACGTGATTCAATTCAATACCGACGTATTGGACATCAACGATCGCAAAAATATCGATCTGAGCCAATTCACGCGCAGCGGCTACATCATGCCGGGCGTTTATACCATGGTGGTGCACGTCAATAAGAACGATCTGCCGGAACAGCCGGTGACGTTTATGGCGCCCGAGAACGATCCTAAAGGCAGCGAAGCCTGTCTTTCGCCGGAGTTGGTCAACCAACTGGGGCTGAAAGAAAAACTGTTAAGCACGCTGAACTGGACGCACGGCGGCCGTTGCCTTGACGCCTCCAGCCTGGCGGGGATGGAAGCCCGCGGCGATCTTGCCAGCTCCTCACTGTATCTCAACATTCCTCAGGCCTATCTGGAATACAGCTCGGAAAACTGGGACCCGCCTTCGCGCTGGGATGACGGTATTCCTGGGCTGCTGTTTGACTATAACGTCAACGCCCAAACGCAAAAACATCAGAAGGGCGGCAGCAGTTACAGCCTGAGCGGCAACGGCACCGGCGGCGCCAACCTGGGCGCCTGGCGTCTGCGCGCCGACTGGCAGGCCAACCTCAACCATCAGACCGGTTCTTCTCAGCCGACCGACAAACAGTTCGACTGGAGCCGCTATTACGCCTACCGGGCGATC comes from Serratia sarumanii and encodes:
- a CDS encoding trans-sulfuration enzyme family protein; this translates as MAKFDTLTVHAGYTPDATGAVMPAIYATSTYAQPAPGEHTGYEYSRSANPTRTALESAIAELEGGSRGYAFASGLAACSTVLELLDKDSHLIAVDDLYGGTYRLLEKVRSRTAGLRVTYVSPADLAGLEQAIEPDTKMIWVETPTNPLLKLADLSAIAAIAKKHGLISVADNTFASPYLQRPLDLGFDVVVHSATKYLNGHSDVVAGVAAVGDNPALAEQLGFLQNAVGGILDPFSSFLTLRGIRTLALRMQRHSDSALRIAQWLESQPQVENVYYPGLPSHPQHALAARQMTRFGGMISVRLKGDDAYARRVIKRSRLFTLAESLGGVESLISQPFSMTHASIPLEQRLATGITPQLVRLSVGIEDVEDLIADLQQALAE
- a CDS encoding isopenicillin N synthase family dioxygenase, which produces MTHLTTLKTLPLLDLSQLDGDARQRRAFLDDLRAAARDVGFFYLRGHGVDGALNARLQQGARQFFALPEADKLAVQMVHSPHFRGYNRAAAELTRGQPDWREQFDIGAERPALTLSDDTPRWARLQGPNQWPAALPTLKPLLLQWQQAMTAMSLRLLRAFALALSLPEQAFDRLYGDKPNEHIKLIRYPGRDATASAQGVGAHKDSGFLSFLLQDEQKGLQVEVSEGQWLDAQPREDTFVVNIGELLELATNGYLRATVHRVETPPAGHDRLSIAFFLGARLDAVVPLYQLPPPLAAQARGPASDPLNPLLRDVGYNYLKGRIRSHPDVAQRFYRDVIGV
- a CDS encoding fimbrial protein, whose product is MLIGNANAFTCRTSDGGLIPPGGSTTPVDVRVRIGPQLSYGKNEIVNVSQVTCKNDVASWYDYLKTDSPALSMNSAIFGAIGSGTTINGSDYNSPVPSGISVLSLTGLQTQSVAIRVYIVLNRFPTPDIKVNKGDVIGQINFIQTNDQPGCPQCGVYRWRLIADNDAYFVTTSCTINNGQQINVDFGQIRQDFLTQSANDAQIKQDKALSYQCDDQSATQDILIRMVSDASGFSSDFIKTTNPNVGVAMMYNGAVVKPNNAFRTRIVNGQGNDTVTFVPVKNNVPYTSIATGPLSGSATLIFSAP
- a CDS encoding fimbrial protein, with protein sequence MKLNKIMMAAVIAFGASSFAQAADQGHGKVTFTGSIIDAPCSIAPESIDQTVDLGQVSNVALKNGGKSNPRPFEIKLEQCDITTLKTVKTTFSGVASSTDKDLLGIAGTASGAGVAISYNGQPIKLGEATTAQTLNTGNNTLHFAAYLQGEGASAAIVPGDFTAVADFTLAYQ
- a CDS encoding serine hydrolase, with protein sequence MMKKNLSTSLKKLTFSVGILLLAAPAVHAAEPPAPPQVDAKAFILMDYNSGKVLTEGNADTRLDPASLTKIMSSYVIGQAIKAGKIKPEDMVTVGKDAWAPGNPALRGSSLMFIKPGDQVPVLELNKGIVIQSGNDASIALADYVAGSQDSFVGLMNNYAKSLGLQNTHFLTVHGLDAEGQYSTARDMALLSQALIRDVPDEYALHKEKEFTFNKIRQVNRNRLLWSSNLNVDGIKTGYTSGAGHNLVASATDGPMRLISVVLGAPSDRVRFSESEKLLTWGFRFYETATPIKADKPFVTQKVWFGDVSEVPLGVAKDASVTIPKGQMKNLKASYKLTQPTLEAPLAKNQVVGTIDFQLDGKTIEQHPLVVMQEVKEGNFFSRIWDMVMMKLSQWFGGIFG
- a CDS encoding fimbrial protein, which encodes MFLPRNRAGAVLLASLAFAPGHATSAAQGWGKVNMHGAIIDTACAIAAGSRDQTIDMDTIPLGQIIRDGQGMTKPFSIELVNCILERPENKPDWKFFQVTFDGYAEGALFGVQGDARGVALEIKDSSGTAVIPGKPLPMEGIIPGNRVLNYSMTLMPNHQPLKVGAYFSTVRFKLDYF
- a CDS encoding fimbrial protein, which produces MTSKTRCALLWALSLISAAAQAADQGTKVNITATVVAPPPCVINDGRTIDIDFGKVGIKRIDGNRYMQRIDYSIKCEFLDNSRQLKMKIMGSAAAFDGSVLTSSVNGLGIKLLANGKAFAINTPLNIDYANPPTLDAVPVKNSAVTLAEGDFTSGATMLVDYF
- a CDS encoding pyridoxal-phosphate dependent enzyme — its product is MAIPHSVIEMIGNTPMLELTRFDTGPCRLFVKLENQNPGGSIKDRVALSMIEQAERDGKLQPGGTIIEATAGNTGLGLALVAALKGYKLLLVVPDKMSREKIFHLRALGVEVLLTRSDVGKGHPAYYQDYAKRLAGEIPGAFYIDQFNNPANPAAHTTTTAPELWRQMEHDVDAIVVGVGSGGTLGGLSRYFAEVSPQTEFVLADPAGSILADYLDSGHIGEAGSWLVEGIGEDFVPPLSDFDQVRHAYRIGDAEAFATARDLLRKEGVLAGSSTGTLLAAALRYCRAQTEPKRVVTFVCDSGNKYLSKMYNDHWMLEQGLLSKPQHGDLRDLIAYRHDEGAAVSAAPDDTLAIVHARMRLYDISQLPVLEGDRVVGLIDEWDLLNAVQADAAHFSLPAGSAMTKQVHTLQKEAGYDELQATFNHGHVAVVLDGERFLGLITRTDVLNAWRQKLR